The genomic window TTTCGGAGTCTCCGGCTCCGCTCCTAACTCATAACTTTCCGATTACCACTTGCTTAATCGCACCTTTTCGTAGTACATATATACTAACTAAATCCAGGAATACTCGCCCAAAAACGTTTTTGGGCGAGTATTCCTGAAATAAGTCGTTAATTCTCAGTGGTCGTCTGTGGGTAGAAGTGCGATGATTTGGTCAACAAACAGTTGATGGTCAACAACTGGCTTAGAAATGTAACCATCAGCGCCGCTTTGCTTGAGAAAGTTCTCGCGATCGCCTTCCATAGCATGTGCCGTCACCAAAATAATAGGTAAGTTTGCTGTTTTTGGATCAGATTTTAACATTTGTGTAATCTTGATTCCATCAACGGACTTACCTTGGTAAACACTTCTAGACAGAGAAACATCCATCAAAATTAGGTCTGCTTCTCCAGATTGGGCAATTTTTATGACTTCTTCGACATTTTCAGTGTGTTTCACACCCAAGCCGCCACGCTTGGACAAAATCTTGGAAAAAACGCGAGCATTAATTAAATCGTCTTCGACAATTAAAACAGTTTTCATGAGAATTTTAGTTATAGAGGTGAGGGAATTCAAGAATTCAAAAATTCAAAATTAACAAATCCAATCATGGTAAGTATCATGGCTACTAAGTGTATATAGATTATACTCGTGTGCATCCTTTTTAATAGTCAATCTGTATCCTTGCCATCAAGGATGATACTACTGCTTTTTCTTCTGTGACCATCAAAATTTTGTTATGAATCCTATTTGATCCGTTATGCTGTGGTTGCTGCAATATTGGGTTCCGCCGGCTTTTGTGTAGTTAAATTTCAGGGAAAAAACTCATGGCAAAACAGTTAAACCTTCTCTCAACGGGACAGGTCATTACAACAGCCCTGCACACCGAGATGCAACGGTCTTATCTAGAATATGCCATGAGCGTGATTGTCGGGCGAGCGCTACCAGACGTGCGTGATGGCTTAAAACCAGTGCATCGTCGCATTCTGTATGCAATGCACGAACTCGGTTTGATACCAGATAGACCTTATCGAAAATGTGCCCGTGTAGTGGGTGATGTGTTGGGTAAATACCATCCTCACGGCGACCAATCAGTTTACGATGCTTTAGTGAGGCTGGTGCAGGACTTTTCTAGCCGCTATCCTTTACTAGCAGGACACGGTAACTTTGGCAGCGTCGATAATGACCCGCCAGCGGCGATGCGCTACACAGAAACGCGCCTCGCACCGATCAGTCATGAGGGAATGCTGACAGAAATTGGCGAAGAAACTGTGGAATTTGTCGGGAACTTCGATAATTCCCAGCAAGAACCAACGGTGCTACCTGCTCAGTTGCCGTTTCTGTTGCTCAATGGCTGTTCTGGTATTGCCGTGGGCATGGCGACAAATGTACCACCGCACAACTTGGGGGAAATTGTCGATGGGTTAATTGCCTTTATCGACAACCCAGATTTGTCAGATGAAAAGTTATTCGAGTTAATTCCAGGGCCAGACTTTCCCACTGGTGGAGAAATAATTGGTGAGACTGGAATTCGGGAAGCATATACCACAGGTAAGGGTGGGATTTTGCTGCGGGGAGTTGCGACTCTAGAGGAAATTCCAGCCACTAGGGGAAGCAAGCGACGGACGGCAATTATCATTACAGAATTGCCATATCAAGTGAATAAGGCTGCCTGGATTGAGAAGGTAGCGGACTTAGTAAATCAAGGTCGCCTGCAAGGAATTTCTGATCTTCGGGATGAGAGCGATCGCGAAGGGATGCGGGTAGTAATTGAACTCAAACGCGATACCAATCCCCAAGAAGTTCTCCAGCATTTATATCACCAAACTGCTTTGCAAATGACTTTTGGGGCAATTCTCTTAGCAATAGTAGATGGACAACCCCGCCAGTTAAGTTTGCGTCAACTGTTGCAGGAGTTTTTGAGTTTCCGAGAACAGACGCTGAACCGTCGCTACAATTACGAGTTGGGGAAGGCCCAAAGTCGTGTGCAGTTGGTAGAAGGTTTACTCAAAGCACTGTCTAATTTGGATCAGGTAATTGGAATTTTACGGCAAGCTCCCGATGGTAGTACGGCAAAAATTAATCTTTGTAGCCAACTGGATTTGAGTGAGGTACAAGGAGATGCAATTTTGGCTATGCCATTGCGCCGCCTCACCAGTTTAGAACAGCAAAATTTGCAGCAGGAATTTGAGCAGCTAAGTGAACAAATTAGATTGTTAGAGCAATTGCTGAACGATCGCCGAGAATTACTCAAGGCGCTGAAAAAAGATTTGCGATCGCTCAAGCGCAAGTACAGCGATCCCCGGCGGACAAAACTAGCGCCTACCAGCAACCAGACAAGGATACAAGAGGACAAAGGGATAAAGGGACAAGGAGTAGAGGATGGTGAGGAAAATCCAAAATCCAAAATCCAAAATCCAAAATTAGAACAGCCGGCAGAGGAAGCGGTTTTAGAATTTACCCAACGCGGTTATGTGCGCCGCACCCAGCCATCTGGAAGAAAGTCAAAAGCTGAAAATGGTCTGCATGATAATGACTTCATTATCCAAACTGTGTTAACTGATACAGAAAAAGACTTGCTAATACTAACTGCTGGCGGCAAAGTCTATCCTATAAACGTAGGAGAAATTCCCCCAACCACTGGACGTTCTCCACGGGGAAAACCTTTGATTACTATGCTCAGTAGTACTGCTCAAGGTGCCCAAGAAGCTGTGGTCAGCCGCTTTTTGCTGCCGGAAAATCTCGAAACGAGCCAGATGATTCTTTTAACAAAACAGGGACGAATTAAGCGTCTGTCTCTGGGAGAATTTACTAACCTGACTCGGCGCGGAATCACGATTTTGAAGCTCAAAGACGATGATGAATTGTCATTTACCCAGTTCACCACTCCAGGGGAGCATCTGATTTTAGCTAGTTCAGGTGGGCGACTGTTGCGCTTTGCAGTCAATGATGAACAATTACCGATTATGGGTCGCACAGCGATGGGTTTACAAGCATTTCGGCTATTGAAAAATCAGCAGATGGTTGGCTGTGTGACTGTCGCCAAAGATGACCACCTGCTGCTAGTTACTCAAGAAGGATATGCCAAGCGGATGGCTGCGAGTCAGTTAAGAGGGGCTAATCGCGGTGATTTAGGCACGCAAGCGCTGAGATTTGCCAGCAAAACTGACAACTTAGCTGGTATGGTTATAGCGATCGCCTCTGGTGAGGTAGCTTTAGTGACGAATAAGGAGCGGGTGGTGCGGATACCTGTGGAAACAGTGCCGATCTTAGGTAGAGATGTCAAAGGTGAAAGCATCCTCCAACTCAACCGCGATGAAAAAATCATCACTGTCGCCGAAGTGCGAACTTAATCAAGGTAAGTTTCTATTTTTGTAGGGCTTGCCTTGTTAAGAGTCTCCGACTGGGAATGGCTTTTGAGAGGGCTGCCGCCTCCCAAATTGGCAGCATAAAATATTGAGATAGTGCTTACCTAAGCTAGATTTAGATCCCCGACTTCTTGAAGAAGTCGGGGATCTGGGCAACAAATAAATTATCCAATCTTGTGGGAGATTTTTTTATTTGGAAGTCCCTTAAGTAAACTTGACACTCTGTGGTCTGTTCGCCCTTGGCGTCTCCCCTTCTCCCAAAGGGAAAGGCTAACGCCTGCCGTAGGATGCCCAAAGGGCTGTAGGGAGAAGACGCGCAGATTCTTTAAGATTCCCTTAAAAGGGATAGTCAAATATCCCCCTAGACGCTCAAAACAACTACCAATACGACCAATCCAAAAAAATATTTGATAATTAATATCAATAAGCTAATATTGTCTATGACGGTAAAAATTCAAATAGTATTTTTCTACCTCTGTAAATCTAACTGAAGGCAGATGTTTTAATCTGTATAAATGGCTATCTCTATTTATGTCAAGCTATAGAAACAAAAGTATAAAAAATGTTGCTTTTACGAAAATATTTGTTATATTAGTTTACATAAAGCAACAAACCTTAAGAATTAAGTTTGGAGTCCCAACCATGACAAATGCAAGCACAACAAAAGTAATTACTCCAGTAATTGAAGATCGCAACGCTTGGCGTTGGGGCTTTACCCCACAAGCAGAAATTTGGAACGGTCGCTTGGCAATGATTGGCTTTTTAGCAGCCGTTTTGGTTGAGCTTTTTTCTGGTCAAGGCTTTCTACATTTTTGGGGCATCCTATAAGTTTTAATATTCAAGATGACCTATAAATAAAAAAACCTGGAGTGCTAATTCACCACCAGGTTTTTTATTTGTTTGTGATTAAGTCATTCGCTTTAAACAAATGACTAATGACTAATAATTACCGAATATATTCCTTGAGAACGCTGTTGCGATTTGGATGGCGTAACTTGCGGAGTGCTTTCGCCTCAATTTGACGAATCCGTTCGCGGGTGACGTTGAAAATCTGTCCGATTTCCTCAAGTGTTTTCATCCGACCATCATCCAAGCCGTAACGCAGTCTGAGGACATCTCGTTCACGGGGACTGAGACTGTCGAGGACTTTTTCAAGGTCTTCGCGCAGAAG from Nostoc sp. UHCC 0926 includes these protein-coding regions:
- a CDS encoding DNA gyrase/topoisomerase IV subunit A, whose protein sequence is MAKQLNLLSTGQVITTALHTEMQRSYLEYAMSVIVGRALPDVRDGLKPVHRRILYAMHELGLIPDRPYRKCARVVGDVLGKYHPHGDQSVYDALVRLVQDFSSRYPLLAGHGNFGSVDNDPPAAMRYTETRLAPISHEGMLTEIGEETVEFVGNFDNSQQEPTVLPAQLPFLLLNGCSGIAVGMATNVPPHNLGEIVDGLIAFIDNPDLSDEKLFELIPGPDFPTGGEIIGETGIREAYTTGKGGILLRGVATLEEIPATRGSKRRTAIIITELPYQVNKAAWIEKVADLVNQGRLQGISDLRDESDREGMRVVIELKRDTNPQEVLQHLYHQTALQMTFGAILLAIVDGQPRQLSLRQLLQEFLSFREQTLNRRYNYELGKAQSRVQLVEGLLKALSNLDQVIGILRQAPDGSTAKINLCSQLDLSEVQGDAILAMPLRRLTSLEQQNLQQEFEQLSEQIRLLEQLLNDRRELLKALKKDLRSLKRKYSDPRRTKLAPTSNQTRIQEDKGIKGQGVEDGEENPKSKIQNPKLEQPAEEAVLEFTQRGYVRRTQPSGRKSKAENGLHDNDFIIQTVLTDTEKDLLILTAGGKVYPINVGEIPPTTGRSPRGKPLITMLSSTAQGAQEAVVSRFLLPENLETSQMILLTKQGRIKRLSLGEFTNLTRRGITILKLKDDDELSFTQFTTPGEHLILASSGGRLLRFAVNDEQLPIMGRTAMGLQAFRLLKNQQMVGCVTVAKDDHLLLVTQEGYAKRMAASQLRGANRGDLGTQALRFASKTDNLAGMVIAIASGEVALVTNKERVVRIPVETVPILGRDVKGESILQLNRDEKIITVAEVRT
- a CDS encoding chlorophyll a/b-binding protein, whose translation is MTNASTTKVITPVIEDRNAWRWGFTPQAEIWNGRLAMIGFLAAVLVELFSGQGFLHFWGIL
- a CDS encoding response regulator; the encoded protein is MKTVLIVEDDLINARVFSKILSKRGGLGVKHTENVEEVIKIAQSGEADLILMDVSLSRSVYQGKSVDGIKITQMLKSDPKTANLPIILVTAHAMEGDRENFLKQSGADGYISKPVVDHQLFVDQIIALLPTDDH